One genomic region from Cryptosporangium minutisporangium encodes:
- a CDS encoding firmicute plasmid replication protein RepL, translating into MRNIIAGKDASMLEQQFEDFEQQKRRDHQVQDQSKNAKQKRDRLNPPDWSQVTKAGWNMLDAISEKVPRAFRLYSFFAQNIDKSCGAVVCDQKFLADYFGVSLRTIQYWIGDLESIGAIVKIPVGIYYAYALDPYQVWRGYNNTKKYAAFNAKTLTQKDGVIDRKLRLMLSRREEFESSLKYSNHDSEQG; encoded by the coding sequence GTGCGAAATATCATTGCAGGTAAGGATGCAAGTATGTTGGAACAGCAATTTGAAGACTTTGAACAGCAAAAACGGCGAGATCATCAGGTACAAGATCAATCCAAGAACGCTAAGCAAAAACGAGATCGGTTGAATCCTCCAGACTGGTCGCAGGTTACTAAGGCTGGTTGGAATATGTTGGACGCTATATCAGAAAAAGTTCCTAGAGCATTTCGGTTATATTCTTTTTTTGCCCAGAATATAGATAAATCATGTGGGGCTGTTGTATGTGATCAAAAATTCTTAGCTGATTATTTCGGTGTTAGTTTAAGAACGATCCAATATTGGATTGGAGATTTAGAAAGTATTGGCGCAATAGTTAAAATACCAGTAGGCATATATTATGCCTATGCATTAGATCCTTATCAGGTATGGCGTGGATATAACAATACTAAAAAATATGCAGCATTTAACGCAAAAACATTAACTCAAAAAGATGGGGTTATAGATCGTAAATTGCGGCTTATGCTTTCTAGGCGTGAAGAGTTTGAAAGTTCCTTAAAGTACTCTAATCATGACTCAGAGCAGGGGTGA